From the genome of Psychrobacter sp. M13:
AATGCTACCGTTACCTAAATGTAAATTCCAAGTTGGAGAATAAGATCTACCGTTAGGCGGGGATGAAAAATAACGACCATCGGTAGGTGTATTAGGAAAAATATTTGTATTTAAAGTAGGTTTACTTGAACCATCAGCACATCTTCTAGGGATATCTCTCTCAGCACGGCCACTGTAATTCTTATTTATCATCTCAACAGGAAGAGATAATGTTTTTATAATATTGACGTCTTGCGTCACTCGTCCTTGAGCGGTCAATTCACTGGTTTTCTTAGATTCTTTTTCCCAACCTGCGGTGCATACTCTAAGACTAGCAAGTTCTCCAGCAAGAGGTAATCTCCAATCTTTATGACCGCCTGTACGAGTAAAATCACGTACATAGTTCCATATATCATCTCTGTTTAACTTCAGCGCCGTACCTACACATGTAGTACCATTCCATGTTTGCCCTGCATTACATCTATCCCAAATTAACCCTGTATTAGGGTCTTTCCACATCCCTTTTGCCATTAAATAACTGTTATTCGTAGTAGGAACAATTAAAGTATTGCTAGAGGGTGGTGTGCTTGTACAAGCAGGTAATATAATAGTACAAAGCACTGTTAATACAGGTATCGATATTGATTTTTTCATTAGAATCCAATCCAGAGTTGTTTAGATGTGAATAAAATAAGATCTGAAATATTAACATGAAAGTGAATAGATTGAGTGAAGCTTATTAACCCTAAATATAAT
Proteins encoded in this window:
- a CDS encoding DUF1566 domain-containing protein, which codes for MKKSISIPVLTVLCTIILPACTSTPPSSNTLIVPTTNNSYLMAKGMWKDPNTGLIWDRCNAGQTWNGTTCVGTALKLNRDDIWNYVRDFTRTGGHKDWRLPLAGELASLRVCTAGWEKESKKTSELTAQGRVTQDVNIIKTLSLPVEMINKNYSGRAERDIPRRCADGSSKPTLNTNIFPNTPTDGRYFSSPPNGRSYSPTWNLHLGNGSIEPNVTDFGGTNEGYVRAVRSK